Proteins encoded within one genomic window of Gemmatimonadota bacterium:
- a CDS encoding helix-turn-helix transcriptional regulator — MTRRELYDKQIAGEKIRRWQRESGLQGQEIAKMVGISAPYFSDIRKGKQRGSIPVLAKIADVLGRSVEDLLTDQKTGQETIQIAELRKALQPIFKSETDDIIEGIQLWRRAPHNFKAAFRSLLDA, encoded by the coding sequence ATGACAAGGCGAGAGCTTTATGATAAACAAATAGCAGGTGAGAAAATTCGGCGCTGGCAACGCGAATCGGGTTTACAGGGCCAGGAAATCGCCAAAATGGTTGGGATTAGTGCGCCCTATTTCAGCGATATTCGAAAGGGCAAGCAGCGCGGGTCAATTCCCGTGTTGGCAAAAATTGCAGATGTGTTGGGCAGAAGTGTCGAAGATTTGTTGACGGATCAAAAAACCGGTCAGGAAACAATACAGATCGCCGAACTGAGGAAAGCATTGCAACCGATATTTAAATCAGAAACCGATGATATTATTGAGGGGATTCAACTCTGGCGGAGAGCACCACACAATTTCAAAGCAGCGTTTCGATCCTTGCTCGATGCCTGA
- a CDS encoding class I SAM-dependent methyltransferase, with product MSKQKPKREQVNHISLESENEAVKRALESSYCPEPIRQARQRQDEILSERLRQGPYKIADIGCGNGYHAVLFAPHCLLYHGFEISPEMAEDARSLWKKERIDNAQIFIGDAAEAVVEEEFYDLVFCLYFTPGNIRDKSDDLSVYTDAYLDRNPRFIWTISRFYRALKIGGSACFTMYKDVPETEAAQVDFYEHTGQRVVTPLGSRFVATAEGFWSARWTQDSIASNLGACGIETEDIAFHDLNDIAWLVEVEKHSQ from the coding sequence TTGTCTAAGCAAAAACCAAAGAGGGAACAAGTGAATCACATATCGCTGGAATCCGAAAATGAAGCCGTCAAGCGCGCGCTTGAGTCGTCCTATTGTCCCGAACCGATCAGGCAGGCTCGGCAGAGGCAAGACGAGATTCTAAGCGAGCGACTTCGGCAGGGTCCATACAAAATTGCGGATATCGGGTGTGGCAATGGCTATCACGCCGTTCTGTTCGCGCCGCACTGTCTTTTGTATCACGGCTTTGAAATATCGCCCGAAATGGCTGAAGACGCACGCTCGCTGTGGAAAAAAGAACGCATTGACAACGCACAGATATTTATAGGCGATGCCGCCGAGGCAGTAGTTGAGGAGGAGTTTTACGATCTCGTTTTCTGCCTGTATTTTACTCCTGGGAATATCAGGGATAAGTCCGATGATCTCAGCGTGTACACCGATGCCTATCTCGACCGCAATCCGCGGTTTATCTGGACGATTTCTCGTTTTTATCGCGCTCTAAAAATCGGCGGTTCCGCATGTTTCACCATGTATAAGGATGTGCCGGAAACTGAGGCCGCGCAGGTTGATTTCTACGAGCATACAGGGCAGCGCGTTGTGACGCCTTTGGGTTCGCGATTTGTGGCGACTGCCGAAGGTTTTTGGTCCGCAAGGTGGACGCAAGATAGCATCGCGTCCAATCTCGGTGCGTGTGGCATTGAGACCGAGGATATCGCGTTTCACGACCTGAACGATATTGCGTGGTTGGTCGAGGTGGAGAAGCATTCTCAGTAA
- a CDS encoding porin family protein produces the protein MFNLTILRVNLFALVFLILSAVPALAQANDPVPASAICLIGDHPGIHESDAQTAAMLVCYELRKQGISVGDPVYQVQNTANVYRVVLRRLGEKVLVRLSWETPVGTVASDRQLLLGNIEEMISAAPRLVEALIHQKPIDTTVNMENVVEQDAPIHRKITGESLWNIGIFGTFVPDTGIKAKPGWEIGWSYEVPDYDVGTELRFTGGGDEWGGDFGFISWSIGGRYFFNKQNFSPYLGGGLAIIGASYTNDDRSGLGAYAVFGIEALRLTRSRLRLELRVDAPFFKLNSSPYLMPITLGISYHR, from the coding sequence ATGTTCAATCTAACGATACTCCGGGTCAATTTATTTGCCCTTGTTTTCCTTATCTTATCAGCGGTCCCTGCTCTTGCACAGGCCAATGATCCGGTACCCGCCAGTGCCATCTGCTTAATTGGAGATCATCCGGGCATTCACGAATCCGACGCGCAGACCGCGGCCATGCTGGTGTGTTATGAATTGCGAAAACAGGGTATATCGGTTGGCGATCCCGTTTACCAGGTACAGAACACGGCGAATGTCTATCGCGTTGTTTTGCGCCGCCTGGGCGAAAAGGTTCTCGTTCGCTTGAGCTGGGAAACCCCTGTCGGAACAGTCGCAAGTGACCGACAGCTCTTGCTTGGCAATATCGAAGAAATGATCTCTGCCGCGCCCAGGCTGGTTGAGGCACTCATCCACCAGAAACCCATTGATACTACGGTCAACATGGAAAATGTCGTCGAACAGGATGCCCCCATACATCGAAAGATAACCGGTGAGTCCCTTTGGAATATAGGAATCTTCGGAACCTTTGTCCCTGACACAGGCATAAAGGCCAAACCTGGCTGGGAGATTGGATGGTCTTATGAGGTACCGGACTATGATGTGGGAACCGAGTTGCGGTTTACCGGAGGTGGCGACGAGTGGGGCGGGGACTTTGGATTCATCTCCTGGTCAATCGGCGGGCGTTACTTCTTTAACAAGCAGAATTTTTCGCCTTATCTGGGCGGTGGATTAGCCATAATAGGTGCCAGCTATACAAACGACGACAGGTCAGGACTGGGTGCTTATGCGGTCTTCGGAATAGAGGCTCTGCGACTCACTCGAAGCCGCCTGAGACTCGAATTGCGCGTGGATGCACCATTTTTTAAGTTGAACTCGTCTCCATATCTGATGCCTATAACACTGGGTATCTCCTACCACAGATAG
- the nrdR gene encoding transcriptional repressor NrdR: MKCPYCGVIEDKVVDSRSSKEGTAIRRRRECLGCERRFTTYEYIEDTPLTVIKSDGRREIFDKNKLMDKIRLSCTKRPISTTQIEEIADRIEDQLVSRGEREIEAKQHIGELVMTELKRLDDVAYVRFASVYRQFKDLSDFEKELRQFER; the protein is encoded by the coding sequence ATGAAATGTCCTTATTGTGGCGTGATAGAAGACAAGGTGGTCGATTCCAGATCGAGTAAAGAAGGCACCGCCATTCGACGACGCCGAGAATGCCTGGGGTGTGAACGTCGATTTACGACCTACGAATACATCGAAGACACCCCTCTCACCGTTATCAAATCCGATGGACGGCGCGAAATCTTTGACAAAAACAAACTCATGGACAAAATCCGACTCTCCTGCACCAAACGTCCGATCTCAACAACTCAGATTGAAGAAATCGCCGACCGAATCGAAGATCAACTCGTAAGCAGAGGCGAACGAGAAATAGAAGCCAAACAGCACATTGGCGAACTTGTCATGACAGAACTCAAACGCCTCGACGATGTCGCCTACGTGCGCTTTGCCTCTGTGTACCGCCAATTCAAAGACCTCAGCGATTTTGAAAAAGAACTGCGGCAATTTGAAAGGTGA
- a CDS encoding nucleotide pyrophosphatase, producing MLNFFRRNRAKFSRVVVLGLDGMPHSLLQRLIAEGIMPNFQQLIVHGSLMSMTSVLPTVSSTAWASIATGCNPGKHGIFGFIDRVPQTYEMFIPSSRTLRSRTWVDLFSNMGQRVFSMGVPTTFPPRKVNGILISGFLSPDLKRATYPPAIASELESMGYLIDIDAWQARENRQKFLDEIFWALNRRAEAMFKYYAQESWDLFVAHFMDTDRLHHFLWGDVARGDMSHTTWFNRFYARVDEIIGELVSRLYGNTLLMIVSDHGFCTLQREVHLNFWLQQMGLLSFASSEPKQLRDLDPRTRCYSLLPGRFYVNLKGREREGCVQAGAEYEQVRRDVADALMEIRDPDGGTPVIDRVLMREEAFVGDDLDAAPDLMAVPAQGYDLKGGFEKRVLFESSPVNGTHTFDDALWFANAPGLASDDATVMDILPTMMALLGLESPDGVDGRVVRGAL from the coding sequence ATGCTTAATTTTTTTCGGCGAAATAGAGCCAAATTTAGTCGCGTCGTTGTTCTGGGTCTGGATGGCATGCCACATAGCCTGTTGCAACGTTTGATTGCCGAGGGGATTATGCCCAATTTTCAGCAGTTGATCGTTCATGGGTCTCTGATGTCTATGACGTCGGTGCTGCCTACGGTATCGTCAACTGCCTGGGCATCAATTGCGACGGGTTGCAACCCGGGCAAGCACGGGATCTTTGGATTTATTGACCGTGTCCCCCAAACGTATGAGATGTTTATTCCATCTTCGAGAACGTTGCGAAGCAGGACGTGGGTTGATCTGTTTAGCAATATGGGACAGCGGGTTTTTTCTATGGGTGTGCCCACTACTTTTCCCCCACGAAAAGTCAATGGTATCTTGATTTCGGGCTTTTTATCACCCGATTTGAAGCGGGCAACCTATCCGCCTGCGATAGCTTCTGAACTGGAATCCATGGGGTATTTGATCGATATTGACGCCTGGCAAGCGCGGGAAAATCGCCAGAAATTTCTCGACGAGATATTCTGGGCACTCAACCGACGTGCAGAGGCTATGTTCAAGTATTACGCTCAGGAATCGTGGGATTTATTTGTGGCGCATTTTATGGATACCGACCGGCTGCACCACTTTCTCTGGGGCGATGTGGCGAGAGGAGATATGTCGCACACCACGTGGTTTAATCGGTTTTACGCACGCGTAGATGAAATCATTGGGGAACTGGTTTCGCGGTTATACGGCAATACGTTGCTCATGATTGTGTCGGATCACGGTTTTTGCACCCTGCAGCGCGAGGTGCATTTGAATTTTTGGCTGCAACAGATGGGGCTGTTGTCTTTTGCATCGTCTGAACCAAAGCAGTTGAGAGACCTGGATCCTCGAACGCGGTGTTATTCATTGTTGCCCGGGCGATTTTACGTGAATCTAAAGGGCAGAGAGCGCGAGGGTTGCGTGCAGGCAGGTGCTGAATACGAGCAGGTTCGGCGAGATGTGGCAGATGCGCTGATGGAAATTCGCGATCCCGATGGTGGGACACCAGTTATTGATCGCGTGTTGATGCGCGAAGAGGCATTTGTTGGTGACGACCTCGATGCGGCACCCGATCTTATGGCAGTGCCTGCGCAGGGATACGATTTGAAGGGTGGTTTTGAAAAGCGCGTTTTGTTTGAATCCAGCCCGGTGAATGGCACGCATACCTTCGATGATGCGCTGTGGTTTGCCAATGCGCCTGGTTTGGCGTCTGATGACGCGACGGTGATGGATATTTTGCCTACGATGATGGCTCTGTTGGGGCTGGAAAGCCCTGATGGGGTGGATGGTCGAGTCGTGAGAGGGGCTTTGTGA